The sequence tttactaTAAAAACACAGAGGGTGTGGtagtgacaaagacaaagaaacaaaaaaaaaaaaatcaggagaATCcagcatataaataaaaactgattcCTAAAGGGAAACGGATGGAGGAAAAGCTCATCAGATATCAGCAACAATATGCtaacatacaatacaatacatggTGTGCTGGGCACTCACATCAGGCAAAACATAACAGCTTGTTTTGGAAGGACAACTGCAGGACTGTTATACAGCATTTTCTCCTATTTTTCAGTTCTGTATTTTCCATCCAGAATTTCATTTACAAATAGAATACTTTAAGAAATGTCTGTAACTtcacaaatatgtaaaaatggGCTCCTAAATCTGTTTTAGGACTGAGCAACAAAACCTCTCCACCACTTCAGACTCTGACAGTCACACAGTATGACCATAATAATTCCATTGTCCTTCTGTATGATATGACAGAATGTCCCTTTTTTCTCCCTACACCTCCCACTACTGTGGAGGTTTTTGTCGCTTACATATTCTGctcaaaatcaaaacttttaTCTCTCTGCTGACTTTATTGTCTCGGCTCCTTCAACACCTGAACACCTTACAGACACATAAAACTGTGCTGGACATCACTCGAGCCCCGTTTTAGCTTTCTGTGTACACAAGTCTGTGCGTATGACTGTGTGTTAGTTCATTTATGTGCGTACAAGCTGCTGAGGTCTACATGCGGGATCAGTCCGTGGGTCTGTGCTGGGTTTGCAGAGCACATCAGGGCTTTGTGATGTGAACTTCACTAGTGCCGCTGCCATTGGTGGTCGTAGTGATGATGTACTGCGTGGTGGCTTGCTGATTGGCCGGCTGCTGCTCCAGATGTTCGGCGTGGGCCTGGGTTGCATTCTGAGGAACAGCCTGTTTGGTCTCCAGCTCAGCCTGACCCTCAGAGATAACGTAGTGTGTCTGCGGCGGGACAAACGGGCATTCGGTTCATAACACTCACCACATTCACTTTCCTCTTTAATTTCTATTGTCTAGGATGTAACTCACATCTGACAAGTTTCCAAACAGTTACAGAAATTATAAGGTGTCCAAAACAAGCTTCTGATGTGTGGCAGAGCCTTTTCTACATCATGGATTCTTCAACCAGATAAGATTtatttgttgtgaaaaataaaagtcctccagctgtgcagcagctaAACGCACTGGTCGTTATCGTCTATCGGACAGCATTCACTCACCGTTTTCACCTGGTTGCTGTTGACTCCAGAAACAGGCGTGCTGGCCTCAGCTATCACATACTGCGTGTGAGGTAAAGCCATCATCTGGATCTCAGACGCTGCAGTGGTAAAGAGTTAGCATATGAATctgacagacaatcacacagtGTAAGGGAAAAGAGGATGAAGTCTGACTGGAtgggagcatgtgtgtgtgtgactcacagtAGCCCCTGTAATTCCAGTTTCCTGGTATGTAGGCGTGCTGCACAgtcccctgctgctgctgctgctgctgctgctgctgggtgctGCTGGTCTGCAGAGTGTGGCTCTGAGCTAAGGTCACAGGGGTGAGCTGGGTGGGGCTCAGCTCCTGACTAGGCTGCTGGGAGGTGGGGCTTAGAGGCTGACCTGTGACCTGAAACAGGTCGGTTTCAAGCTGTTACGGACTCCAAAAGGTGTGTTACAAAGTCGTTATGTTTCATCAGTTACTAATCAACTCAGCCTCCAGAGTCCTGAGTCATGAGGATTTACCTGCGTGGACGCCTGTCCAGTGCCAGAGGGCTCGGTGACCTGGATGTGTTGTACCTGGATGGAGTGCTGGCTGTAGCCGTGAGGGTCATGCAGCTGAGTCACATCTACTGTGGGGTGCTGGGAATGTGGGGAGGAAGCCTgtgaaacacagacaagaaTAACTACTCATGACGGTTTCTCAGATTCACCTCAGGCCACCACAGAACACACgtgtgaaaaaacaaatcaagctTCTATTTTATCTGCACAAGGACTTTTCAGCAAATGACAAGAGATAAAAAGTAGTTTGACTGCTGAAACGTTTGAATCCTACATGGCAAAGATGAAATTCGCAAGCACATTTTTTCCAACGTCACAATTTGAGATCAGATCCTGGATCTTACCGGAGCGACCTGCACCAcctgcagctgaatgtgttGCGGCTGGGACAGGCTTCCTCCTGCCTGAGACACGGGGATGTACTGGATCCTCTGGTAGTCTCCCTGCGCCGTGCGGTAGTCTGTGGTCAGCGTTTGAGAAAGCTCCGTCATGGCCTGAGTCAGCAGATCTGTGGTctgtggagaaaataaatgatataattataacatcagctgtgtgttaGATGAtactttcttctttccttttctgtcttacGTCTGCTATAttgaatgcagttttgtttaaCACTGACGTGTCGTTGCACTGCGTAGGTTTATTCTTTACGACACCGCGTGACAGCCTTGGACAGAAACCCACTGAGCGGAGCGCCGGTGCTGAACGTGTCTGTTTGTTACTCTTTCTTACCACTACAGCCTCAGCCGTGGTGCCGTCTGAACTGATGACCGCAGGAGCACTGCTGATGACAGCTGTAGTCAGAGGAGTCTGGATGGTGTTGGCGAGTTGGGCAAACTCCGGATGTTTTTTCCTGATGTGCTGAACCATCTTAGTCtgatacacaagcacacagtttGGGTCAAAGACACAGCAAGGAAATTGTGAACCGCTGCAAACACACTCCCAGCTCGGTGTGCATGCATAAGCACATTTGTAACGAAATAACAGCACTTCTTTGACAGAGCTCCAGACTGACCTTGCTGCTGTACTGTTTGGCACAGTGTGGACAACAGACTGGTGCAGTGGCGATGGTGCCAGTcagctgggtgtgtgtgctcaACATGGGATCAGGCTCACCAGGAGCAGCCGGGCGCAATTTACGTATGCTGGGAGGCAACTCTGCCCCAGGGTGGTTCTTCAGAATGTGGGCTTTCCTCTTACTGGCACTCTTGTACACCTGCAGTCCATCACATCAGCTCATTAATCTTGTGCCATAAGCTCAGATTCAGAGTCTGAGATGGAGTTTGATCAACGCATGTTTGATTCAAGGCAACAACTTTCATGCTGCTCATTGGAATTCAATCTGGATTcattagataaataaataacaagagcCAGTCTTCAAAACTCACTGTGCTCACTGCAggatggaaaaaacaaaccttgTCACAATACTGGCAGAAATAGTCCCTGTTGGGCTTGATTATTGGCAGCGTTAGCTCAGGCACATCATCAATACGCATCTCTGGATGACGCTTGGCCAAGTGATTGACCTGCAACCAGAAAAGTAAAGCTGAAAAATGTACTGCAATCAAATATCAACAAATTAAAAGCTTTCAGTGACTTTTTGCTCACCAGCATTCCTCTGCGTCTGAACCCCATCATGCACACTCTGCATTTGAACATGAAGCTCTCGAAGTCAGTGGTGGGCACCTTCAGTTTGAGGGTTTTGGAGCGGTGGATTCGGTCTGCCTTCTTCGCCTCTCGGTCTGGATTGTGCATTCGCTGCATGTGTTCCCGCAGCTTATCTTTCCTCTTTATGCCACAAAGGGATTGTTGCATGAGAACTCACCTCTACAAACTAAAGCTGCCAACTGTTTAATGCCAGTTTATCTTTATACTGTTAACTCTCAGCGCTGGCCTTATTCATCTTACCTTGAACTGTTTGCCGCATGTTGAGCACAGGAAGTCCTTGCGGTCAGAGTGGCGTAACATGTGCAAGCGCAGTTTATCCGGTCGGCAGAAGGCCTTTTCACAGTCTGGGCATTGGAAGATCTTCTCTGAGTGGAAGCAGCGGATATGCTTCTTCACCTAAAGTAAAATGAactcatttaatattttaaaccAGACCGTTTATGTTTCTCACTGGCCAAATCAAATCCCCATATGCTGCACCAAATGTTTCTGGCTACACTGGGAACGACATATAGATGTGACTGTGGAGACGCTCTCTGAATTTGAATTACAGGTTTGTCACACAGCTAAAAGGGCTTTGACGCTTCCTGTCACCCTGTAAGACACACTTACAGCTGTACTACTAACCTGAATGAAGTCAGTAAACGTCTTCTTGCAGGAGGGACAGGTGAAGCAGCCGTCCACAGCGTGAACCGCGACATGGTCTTTTAGCAGGTCCAGCCTTTCAAAGGTTTCAGGGCATaagagacaagagaaagagCGGTTCTCCGTGTGCAGCAACAGATGGTCCTCCAGGGCCGAGTCACTCATGAAGCTCTTGTTGCAGATGTGGCAGGAAAAGGTGTAGGCGTCCTGGCCGTGGACCCGCAGGTGCTGATCCAGCTTGTCTTTGTTCCTGAAGGCCTTGCCACAGTGGGTGCATTTAAAAGGACGGAAACTCTTCCTGATGAAAAGGTGCTGCAGTGCTGCGTTCTGACatacaagaaacaaacaaaggaatCACTAGCAGGAAACCCCAACGGTGCTTGGGACATGGATCTACTGAGACCTGGAAAGAGGCTGACTGCTTTAGTGGAGTGTGACACCAAATGACAAGAGGAGCCTCGTGTTTTTCTGCCATCACACCTACCTGAACATCCATCTTTGAGGGACGCACGCATTGAGGAAGAGAGACACATTGTTGTAAAGGAAACCACGGCCACCATGACACCAAATATCAAACTAAAGCACTGCAGCATCTCAGCGAACACAGGGGGTCTCCGGTCTTACCCGTATCCTCTTGGCACGTCGCATGTCCTGAGATGTGATGTGGGCGTCGGGTTGGATGCTTTGCGTCGGGTCCTCCTTTAGGTCCGTGTTGGAGGGCGGGGTGACGGACTCTGAAACCGGTTCACCTGCAGGGGTTATAAGCTCTGCTTCGGTCACAGCCTCCACCTCCGGCTCCATCTCCACCACCTTCAGCCCGTTCTGAGCTCCCTCTGCTTGCTCCTCCAGCGGCTTCTCCGTCAACTCCAGCATCTCCTGattaaaaaggacaataaataaGAATTAAGCTCAAATAATTCAGCGATATTTTTCTGAAACTGTGCTGTggatttgcttttatttgtcagtgttgCACTATTAATCttgtgttgacatttttgtttactATAATTTAACACTTGACAAGCCTCCTGAATATTTTTTCAGCTAATATTTGCTTCATATTATTACAGTGTCCTTAGATAATTGTAAAAAGTATTTCTCAGTTTATTGTTTAATGGTGAATCTAATCCTGTACACACTAGGACTGCAACTGACAAGTGTTTCACTATGGATTAATCATTAATTACTGCAAAATATCATCCGCAATTTCTCAAACAATTGATCATCTAATCAGCAAAGTACTGATTTAATGTGTTTCCTACTGTTGTCTTGTCCCCGCCAGCATCTAACGGTGGATCCAAGCGTATAAATTTAGGAGGGCGTCCCGGTCTTCTTCCTGTCCCAAATCTCCTTCTGCCTCTTCCTCGACCCCGGCCTCTGGAtctgagagaggacagaaacagtGACTGGGTGGGCAGACTCAAACGTGATAGAAAGGAACGAGAAAATATATCGTTGAAACATTACCTAGTAACAGAGTTTAACTTGTCGTCATGCATGTTGAGATGTTGCTGCAGCTGTTCAGAGCTCACAAAGCGCCGGTTGCACTCATAACAAGGCCAGTTCTTCTCTTGCTCCCGGAGCACTGAAGGGACAACAAAACGCGAGGACCAGGAACAAACATGACTACGAACTCCTGCACTCTTGTAACAGCTTGTAAATGGGACACACGGCGTTGCAGCAGGGCTGAGACATGACGACGATGCTGGTGATGATTTGTGTACAGAGactcaccttttctctcttcttctgtaaCATCGTGGATCTTCCGATTGACAAACTCTGCATATGATGCTGCGTACCAAACCTGCAGAAGGAAATACTATTAAAAACCAAAATTACTACAGCTGATTCAGATATCGTTATTTAATCGGACTGTTTCCGTCTCCTTTCAGTTTTGAATTGCTCTCAAATGGGTTTGTATTTTTCAGCAATGTGAGCACCACAGCTGAGGTTCCATCAGTGGGAGACCACACAGTGTCACatctgaaacaggaaactgtgtACTGTATACATAGCACATAAACTGCAGTACACGGGTCAGACCTTGAGCTCTTGTTTGGGTTGGATGTTCTTGATGGTTGTGTAAAATATCTCGGAGCCATACTGATAGGCCACCAGGTTCTGCTCCAGGTGGTTCTGAGCAGGTCTGACGAACATCATCCAGTTACAGCTGTCTTCATCAGAAAGGTCGAACCACATGTCGCTGGACTTCTCTCCGTCTTTCTCTGCATCCAGCATGCACAGCTAAGataacaagaaaacagaacagattAGGGATCACATAGAGAGTGAAACCTTGGACTGCACCACTGACAAACATTTTCCTCAGTTCTTAATCCCCTTTGCatgtttctgttgctttgttAGGACAATTCAACTACAAATCTTTGCTTCTGGCTATCTGCAATGCAGGTTTCACAACACTGTGATTACTTTATGCCAAACAATATCAAAATGAGAAGTGACACAAAAACCGTTTGATGGTGAAGTATCCATCCCTGTTGGGGATGGCACATTTTTACTCGAACAGCACAGATTTacaccaaaacagaaacagcatgaCTAAAGACGGCtcagtcaaactgaaattaCAGAGCACTGACTTACTTTCAGATGAATGTAATGCTCCTGCAGTTCACTCTGAGAAACCAGGGGTCCCTCCACAGGACCAAACTGTGTGCGCTTTGGGATGCGCCTCTTGGAGAACACCCCACCCAGGAAGCGATCGATGTAGAGGACCAGAGGCAGACTGGCCCGGGCCTTGGACATCACTGGCCGGTTGGGGATGGGGTGCAGAG comes from Scatophagus argus isolate fScaArg1 chromosome 5, fScaArg1.pri, whole genome shotgun sequence and encodes:
- the prdm10 gene encoding PR domain zinc finger protein 10 isoform X1 codes for the protein METKQEPSAVWSQTTDSDSGNGTQVHFEGGTVAQIVYSGDQADRGQQQVVYTADGNSYTSVDSAEHTLVYIHPADGTQTVFADQPQVAYIQQDGTTQQVTVLLPSGQNMNAANLHVLSNVAEAPQAILEPVSQEQLSVSNSLPSMADMADAPSSPLGATDSTDDSDEDEDEDSEMDDWEPREPQSFNPHSLWCEECNNANPSVCLKHGPLHPIPNRPVMSKARASLPLVLYIDRFLGGVFSKRRIPKRTQFGPVEGPLVSQSELQEHYIHLKLCMLDAEKDGEKSSDMWFDLSDEDSCNWMMFVRPAQNHLEQNLVAYQYGSEIFYTTIKNIQPKQELKVWYAASYAEFVNRKIHDVTEEERKVLREQEKNWPCYECNRRFVSSEQLQQHLNMHDDKLNSVTRSRGRGRGRGRRRFGTGRRPGRPPKFIRLDPPLDAGGDKTTEMLELTEKPLEEQAEGAQNGLKVVEMEPEVEAVTEAELITPAGEPVSESVTPPSNTDLKEDPTQSIQPDAHITSQDMRRAKRIRNAALQHLFIRKSFRPFKCTHCGKAFRNKDKLDQHLRVHGQDAYTFSCHICNKSFMSDSALEDHLLLHTENRSFSCLLCPETFERLDLLKDHVAVHAVDGCFTCPSCKKTFTDFIQVKKHIRCFHSEKIFQCPDCEKAFCRPDKLRLHMLRHSDRKDFLCSTCGKQFKRKDKLREHMQRMHNPDREAKKADRIHRSKTLKLKVPTTDFESFMFKCRVCMMGFRRRGMLVNHLAKRHPEMRIDDVPELTLPIIKPNRDYFCQYCDKVYKSASKRKAHILKNHPGAELPPSIRKLRPAAPGEPDPMLSTHTQLTGTIATAPVCCPHCAKQYSSKTKMVQHIRKKHPEFAQLANTIQTPLTTAVISSAPAVISSDGTTAEAVVTTDLLTQAMTELSQTLTTDYRTAQGDYQRIQYIPVSQAGGSLSQPQHIQLQVVQVAPASSPHSQHPTVDVTQLHDPHGYSQHSIQVQHIQVTEPSGTGQASTQVTGQPLSPTSQQPSQELSPTQLTPVTLAQSHTLQTSSTQQQQQQQQQQGTVQHAYIPGNWNYRGYSSEIQMMALPHTQYVIAEASTPVSGVNSNQVKTTHYVISEGQAELETKQAVPQNATQAHAEHLEQQPANQQATTQYIITTTTNGSGTSEVHITKP
- the prdm10 gene encoding PR domain zinc finger protein 10 isoform X2, with product METKQEPSAVWSQTTDSDSGNGTQVHFEGGTVAQIVYSGDQADRGQQQVVYTADGNSYTSVDSAEHTLVYIHPADGTQTVFADQPQVAYIQQDGTTQQVTVLLPSGQNMNAANLHVLSNVAEAPQAILEPVSQEQLSVSNSLPSMADMADAPSSPLGATDSTDDSDEDEDEDSEMDDWEPREPQSFNPHSLWCEECNNANPSVCLKHGPLHPIPNRPVMSKARASLPLVLYIDRFLGGVFSKRRIPKRTQFGPVEGPLVSQSELQEHYIHLKLCMLDAEKDGEKSSDMWFDLSDEDSCNWMMFVRPAQNHLEQNLVAYQYGSEIFYTTIKNIQPKQELKVWYAASYAEFVNRKIHDVTEEERKVLREQEKNWPCYECNRRFVSSEQLQQHLNMHDDKLNSVTRSRGRGRGRGRRRFGTGRRPGRPPKFIRLDPPLDAGGDKTEMLELTEKPLEEQAEGAQNGLKVVEMEPEVEAVTEAELITPAGEPVSESVTPPSNTDLKEDPTQSIQPDAHITSQDMRRAKRIRNAALQHLFIRKSFRPFKCTHCGKAFRNKDKLDQHLRVHGQDAYTFSCHICNKSFMSDSALEDHLLLHTENRSFSCLLCPETFERLDLLKDHVAVHAVDGCFTCPSCKKTFTDFIQVKKHIRCFHSEKIFQCPDCEKAFCRPDKLRLHMLRHSDRKDFLCSTCGKQFKRKDKLREHMQRMHNPDREAKKADRIHRSKTLKLKVPTTDFESFMFKCRVCMMGFRRRGMLVNHLAKRHPEMRIDDVPELTLPIIKPNRDYFCQYCDKVYKSASKRKAHILKNHPGAELPPSIRKLRPAAPGEPDPMLSTHTQLTGTIATAPVCCPHCAKQYSSKTKMVQHIRKKHPEFAQLANTIQTPLTTAVISSAPAVISSDGTTAEAVVTTDLLTQAMTELSQTLTTDYRTAQGDYQRIQYIPVSQAGGSLSQPQHIQLQVVQVAPASSPHSQHPTVDVTQLHDPHGYSQHSIQVQHIQVTEPSGTGQASTQVTGQPLSPTSQQPSQELSPTQLTPVTLAQSHTLQTSSTQQQQQQQQQQGTVQHAYIPGNWNYRGYSSEIQMMALPHTQYVIAEASTPVSGVNSNQVKTTHYVISEGQAELETKQAVPQNATQAHAEHLEQQPANQQATTQYIITTTTNGSGTSEVHITKP